In Thermoflexus sp., the genomic window GCCAGGGCTTGCGCGACATTGCCCCCCGCTTTGCGCCATGCCTCCGCCAGATACGAAAGCCCGGCGCGCGCATTCGTCTCCGGATCCCACGGATCCTCCCGGGCTCCGAAATGGAAGGGCATCACCTGGAAGAGCCCGATGGCCCCGCTGGGGGATCGAGCCAGCGGATCCCCACAGGATTCAATCTGCATCACCGTGGCGATCAGATTGGGGTCCAGATGGTAAGCCTGCGCCCAGGCCAGGATCTGCGCCGACCAGCGTTGCACTTCGGGCGTAAACAAAGGGGCCAAACCCCTCCCCTCCTCTCCGCCGTGGGGAGGGGCGGGGAAGGGGGAGAGGCCGATGGCCTCCTCTGGATTCAGGGCCATGGCCACCAGCCCGGCCAGCGGCGTCAACAGGAGAACCGCCAGCACGGCGATCCCTAACGGAAGACCGCGCGTGACCCAGCGTTGCGCTTCCAGAGTAAGCATCGCCTCCACCTCAGCGAGCATTCAAGCATTTAAGGGGCGGAGGGAGCGGGGTGGATGGGGCGAAGGAAGCAGCCGCCCGCTCTGCCACCTTCGAGCTCGATCGGCACCGGGGGCAGGGGCCCGGCGTCACTGCGCCCCTGGGCTCTACACCGGCCGATTAACGCGGGCCGACCCGCTGTCGTCGCAGGGCCTCCTGGTCCTCCGGCGCGATCAGACGAGGTCCGGTAGCGGCCCCTCGCGTCTCCTCCGCGGCTTCCGACGTCTGGGCGATCCGGGAGTCCGCCCACGCCTGGAGGCGATCGGCGAGCCGGCGCGCCGCGGGCACCAGCAGCCCCATCATCGTGCTCACCAGGAGAACCCGGCCCGTCCACACCAGGAAGGCCGTGGCGGTTGGGATGTAGGGCATTATGGCGTTCACCAGGGCTGTGCGGGGCGTGCTGGGCTGCGTGAGCGGCGAGGCCATCAGCGCCAGGGTGACGGCCCACCACTTGAGCAGGGCATTGGCCCCCGAGGCCAGAAGCCAGGCCACCAGCACATACCAGAAGCCGGGCTTCTCCCGCTCATGGGGGAGCGAGAGATAGAGCAGACCCGACAAATCCACCAGCCACAGGCCCAGGGCCAGCAGCACCCCCCAGGTCACCCCGTCAGCCGTCAGGTTGCCGAAGAGCGTGGTCAACGCGTATTGAGACGCCGAATAATTGAACCACTCCAGCGCCAGCCATCCCCCGGCCATCATCAGCCCCACCACCAGCGGTACCCCGATCTCCGCGCTCGAGGCCGGAGAGGAACCCGACATCCCCTTCTCGCGGATCGGTTGGGGGGCCAGACCCTCCGGTTGAGCCGTTCGGAATCCATGCCAGGCCATCCGAGCCTCCTTAGAACATTTGTTCTAATCCGCAATCTCATCATATCACTGGGCGGATGGGGCGTCAAGTCCGGGTCTTCGCGGGCGCTTGTTCTCCCATGGGCTCTGGGCGGAGGATTTTCTGGAGCTGGCATATCCGTCGCTGGGCTCAAACTCTAGGGGGGTCGGATGGCCCCTCCTGAACGAAATCCTTCCTGGGCTCTCTGCTTCGTCCCGGGCGGGATGATGAAGAGAAGACTGTCCGTCGCGCTTCATTGGTCTGGCTGCTGGGGGTCAGACCGGGCGTGAGAGGGAATCGGCATCCTGCACCGTCTGCGCGCGGGAGCGCGTTCACCCGAACGGGGGTTTATTCGGGCAGCGTGGCCAGCCAGAGGCTCAGCAGCCGCTGCTCCTCCGGGGAAGCCGGCGTGGTTCCTTCCATTCGCTCGATCGGCCAGAGCAGGGGATGGCCGCAGAGCGGGCAGATGGGGGAAATGCCGCTTTCCACGAAGCGAAGGGCGCGTCCTTCCAGCTCCACGATCCACTCTTCCGCCTGCACCCGATGCACCCACGCGCCTTCATGGGCCTGACATCCGGCCCGATCGCAGAACAGCTGGATCTTCTCCATTCGAAGGATCCCTCCGGTGGTCACTCTGGGTGAAAAGAACAATCCCTCAGGCCGGCCCTTACCGTTGATCTTCCTCCTGAGGGGCTTGGGACGGCCTGGCCCTGTCGAACCCCTCAGGAAGGTTATGCAACCCCTAATGTCTTTATTGTCCTTCCGGCCCACGCATCTGTCCACTTTGGATGGTCCCCCAGGAAGCGGAGGCGGGATCCGCGATGGTTCCATGCCCGCGCTGTTTCGCAAGATCCCCGCGATTTACGCTACAATCGTAGAGATTGGGATAGTGATTCTGCAGCGCCGGAGTCATCCGGGCTGGGGAAGGCCTATTCAGCGAGGTCGAGGGAAGAGGGATGGAGGTGGAGATCCGACCCCTGCGCACGCTGGAGGAGATCGAGGCGTGTGTGGAGCTCCAGCGCCGGATCTGGGGCTCGGATGATCTGGATGTGGTTCCCGCCCATGTGCTCATCACGGCGGCCCATAATGGAGGGGTGCTTCTGGGTGCCTTTGCCGGCGGCCAGCTGGTGGGGTTCGTGTTCGGTTTCCTGGGAACGGATGAGCGTCGAGGGCGGGAGGCCCCAGCCACGGTCAAGCTGAAGCATTGCTCCCATCAACTGGGTGTGCTTCCCGAATGGCAGGATAAGGGCATCGGTTACCAGCTCAAGCTCGCGCAGCGCGAGGCGGTCCGCAATCAGGGCCTGCGGCTGATCACCTGGACCTATGACCCGCTGGAGAGCCGCAACGCCTATTTCAACATCGCCAAGCTGGGGGCGGTGTGCAACACCTACATCCGGAACGCCTATGGAGAGCTCCACGACGCCCTGAACCGGGGGCTGCCCACGGACCGTTTCCAGGTGGACTGGTATATCGCCAGCCGGCGGGTGGCGACTCGCCTGAGCCAGGGCCATTTCGCCCTCTCCCGTTCCTCCTTTGAGCAGGCCGGCGCGGTGCTGGTGAACCCCTGCCGCTTCGATGAACGCGGCCTCCCGATCCCCCCCGAAACGTTCCAGACCCCGGATGTCGGCTTCTGGCTGGTGGAAATCCCTTATCGCTTCCAGGAGATCAAGCGGCAGGATCCGGGCCTGGCCCGGGCCTGGCGGTTCCACACGCGGGAGCTCTTCGAAACCGCCTTTGCCCTCGGTTACCTGGTGGTGGATTTCGTTCGAGAACAGGAGCCGGGGAAGCCTCCCCGCAGCTTCTACGCCCTGGTCCGGGCGCACCTGACCGGAAGGGAGCCATGGAGCGTCTTCGCCCGGGATCTCGTGGACCTTCGGGATGCGGAGTGATCGCGGATGCGGCTCTGTCGGTTTCAGGATCCTGCCGTCTTCGATGAGCTGGCGGAGGCATGGATCGATCTGTTGCGCCGGTCCTCGGTGGATGCCCCTTTTCTGCGTCCGGGCTGGCTGCGGATCTGGTGGGAGCATTTCGGGGAAGGAGAGCTCCACCTCCTGACATTCGAGGAAGATGGACGGCTGATCGGCCTCGCGCCCCTGCGCCGGATCGCCCGGGATGGCTACCGGGTGCTGGAGACCTTCGGCGAGGAGGTCACGGATTATCTGGATCTCCCGGCGCAGTCCGGCCGGGAGGGGGAGATCGCCCATGGGCTTCTGGCCTGGCTGCTTAGCCCGGGGGCGCCGGAGTGGGACCTCCTGATCCTGTGGAACATCCGGGAGGATTCCCCTTTCTATCCTGTATGGCCGAACCTGGCCTCTGCTTACAGCCTGACCGTTCAGGTGGAGCCGTTAACGGTATGCCCGGTGCTGCAATTGCCCGCGACGTGGGAGGCGTATCTTCAGATGCTGGATGGGAAGGACCGTCACGAGCTCCGGCGCAAGATGCGCCGGGTGGAGTCGCTGGAAAACATCCGCTGGTATATCCTGCGAGAGGAAGGACCCGATATCGAGGAAGCCATCGAGGCGTTCCTGGATCTGATGGCCGCCAGCAGCCCCGAGAAGGCGGACTTCCTGAGCGAACGCATGCGCGCCTTCTTTCGTCGTGTGATCCGTTACGGCCTCCGGGAAGGATGGACGCGCCTCTCGTTTATCGAAATCGAGGGCGAGAAGGCCGCGACCTACCTGGATTTCGATTACGGGGATCGGATCTGGCTGTATAACGCAGGTTTCCATCCCCGCTTCGCCGGCCTGAGCCCCGGGGTGGTCCTGCTCGCTTACCTGATCCGTCATGCGATCGAGCAGGGGAAGCGCGTCTTCGATTTCCTGCGGGGAGATGAACCATATAAGTTCCGCTTCGGGGCTCGGGAGGTGCCCTTATATCGCATCGTGATCTCCCGGGTGGGGGAAGGGAGCGCCTCCGCCCCCTTGTGAGCAGGGCAACGGCTTGCCGTTGCCCTACGGGGAACGGGAAATATCTCTTTATGGAAACCCAATCTGCACGGACCCACTCCACGTCCTCAGGAGGTGCCCCATGGCGGTCGAGCTGAAGGTTGTGCAGATCGAGAAGCCGGACGAGCTCAATGTGATCCTGGGCCAGAGCCACTTCATTAAGACCGTGGAGGACATTCACGAGGCGCTTGTGAACACTGTCCCCGGCATTAAGTTCGGCCTGGCCTTCTGCGAGTCCTCGGGCCCCGCCCTGGTCCGGGCCAGCGGGACAGATCCGGAGCTGGTGGAGCTGGCGAAGAAGAACGCGCTGGCGGTCGGCGCCGGGCACTTCTTCATTGTGGTCCTGGGCAGGGGCTACTACCCGATCAACGTCCTGAACGCCATCAAGATGGTCCCCGAGGTCTGTCACATCTACGCAGCCTCCGCCAATCCCATGCAGGTGATCATCGCCGAGACCGAGCAGGGGCGGGGGATCCTCGGGGTGGTGGATGGGGTGGCCACTCGAGGGGTTGAGACGGAGGCCGATGTCGCGCATCGCAAGGAGTTCCTGCGCCGCATCGGCTACAAGATGTGAGGAGGGAGCCGTCTGCGAAGGGGGTTCAAACCTGCGGATGATCGTTTCGCTCGATTTCCGGTTGGGGGAAGGACTCCATCCCGCACGGGCGCCATTGATATTGAATGGAGAAATCGTTCGAGCGGGGATCGGGAAGCGTTCGCGGGCGGGACAACCCGTCCCGCCTGCCGGATCCAGGGGAGATGCGGATGGGGCCTGTGGTGCTGGTTTTTCTGGATGGTGTGGGGGTGGGGGAGCCGGAGCCATCGAATCCCCTCTTCCTCCCCGGTCTTCCCCGGCTATCCGCCCGATTCGGCCGTCCGCTGGTGCGGGGATGCGCGGGGGAAAATGGAGATCTGCTCTGCCGCGAGCTGGATGCGACCCTGGGCGTCCCGGGTCTGCCTCAGAGCGCGACCGGCCAGACCGCGCTGTTCACGGGCCTGAACGCTCCCGCCCTCATCGGCGGCCACCGAA contains:
- a CDS encoding lytic transglycosylase domain-containing protein, encoding MLTLEAQRWVTRGLPLGIAVLAVLLLTPLAGLVAMALNPEEAIGLSPFPAPPHGGEEGRGLAPLFTPEVQRWSAQILAWAQAYHLDPNLIATVMQIESCGDPLARSPSGAIGLFQVMPFHFGAREDPWDPETNARAGLSYLAEAWRKAGGNVAQALAGYNGGHTVIGRPERWGAETRRYVYWGVGIYEDARRGAAQSARLQEWLEAGGRSLCEQAARRIIR
- a CDS encoding GNAT family N-acetyltransferase, whose protein sequence is MEVEIRPLRTLEEIEACVELQRRIWGSDDLDVVPAHVLITAAHNGGVLLGAFAGGQLVGFVFGFLGTDERRGREAPATVKLKHCSHQLGVLPEWQDKGIGYQLKLAQREAVRNQGLRLITWTYDPLESRNAYFNIAKLGAVCNTYIRNAYGELHDALNRGLPTDRFQVDWYIASRRVATRLSQGHFALSRSSFEQAGAVLVNPCRFDERGLPIPPETFQTPDVGFWLVEIPYRFQEIKRQDPGLARAWRFHTRELFETAFALGYLVVDFVREQEPGKPPRSFYALVRAHLTGREPWSVFARDLVDLRDAE
- a CDS encoding GNAT family N-acetyltransferase, which produces MRLCRFQDPAVFDELAEAWIDLLRRSSVDAPFLRPGWLRIWWEHFGEGELHLLTFEEDGRLIGLAPLRRIARDGYRVLETFGEEVTDYLDLPAQSGREGEIAHGLLAWLLSPGAPEWDLLILWNIREDSPFYPVWPNLASAYSLTVQVEPLTVCPVLQLPATWEAYLQMLDGKDRHELRRKMRRVESLENIRWYILREEGPDIEEAIEAFLDLMAASSPEKADFLSERMRAFFRRVIRYGLREGWTRLSFIEIEGEKAATYLDFDYGDRIWLYNAGFHPRFAGLSPGVVLLAYLIRHAIEQGKRVFDFLRGDEPYKFRFGAREVPLYRIVISRVGEGSASAPL
- a CDS encoding adenosine-specific kinase, which gives rise to MAVELKVVQIEKPDELNVILGQSHFIKTVEDIHEALVNTVPGIKFGLAFCESSGPALVRASGTDPELVELAKKNALAVGAGHFFIVVLGRGYYPINVLNAIKMVPEVCHIYAASANPMQVIIAETEQGRGILGVVDGVATRGVETEADVAHRKEFLRRIGYKM